Proteins encoded within one genomic window of Cryptosporangium minutisporangium:
- a CDS encoding RDD family protein produces the protein MTPIPGWYPDPADPDTQRYWDGEQWLGAPLPVDATPPPGPPPAAPVSTSPAAPAAPTQSGSGWNSTWTPPGAPGPSGAPGPSGTGPAGPSPSVPGASGAPGFPGGPSAPGTQQGPGFPGGSGFPGGPNAPGAPGAKKTRWGQQQTLLPPVPPGHIRVPGSTAVMPIDTTRLAPLGLRVLARVIDIIAVFLLCLVVNGYFYLQFAEQVGPNINDILLGKETLSAEASRLNWIIFVLTIGLWFAYEVPGTANSGQTLGKRIVGIRVIRVLDDHTLTFGQSIRRWLILMLPSPAVSFLCGLPLQLADLLWCTWDRPARQCLHDKAVTSIVVRSAAVPVTGGPSSEPKKPR, from the coding sequence GTGACCCCGATCCCCGGTTGGTATCCCGACCCGGCGGATCCGGACACGCAGCGTTACTGGGACGGCGAGCAGTGGCTCGGCGCCCCGCTGCCCGTCGACGCCACGCCGCCCCCCGGCCCGCCACCGGCCGCGCCGGTGAGCACCTCCCCAGCGGCACCCGCCGCACCGACCCAGAGCGGCTCCGGCTGGAACTCCACCTGGACGCCGCCCGGCGCTCCCGGCCCGTCGGGTGCTCCCGGCCCGTCGGGAACCGGCCCGGCCGGCCCCAGCCCGAGTGTCCCGGGCGCATCCGGGGCACCCGGCTTCCCCGGCGGGCCGAGCGCTCCAGGTACCCAGCAAGGCCCGGGTTTCCCTGGCGGATCGGGCTTCCCGGGCGGACCGAACGCGCCCGGCGCCCCGGGTGCCAAGAAAACGCGCTGGGGTCAGCAGCAGACCCTGCTCCCGCCGGTACCGCCCGGCCACATCCGGGTGCCGGGCTCCACCGCCGTGATGCCGATCGACACGACCCGGCTGGCGCCGCTCGGGCTCCGCGTGCTGGCTCGCGTCATCGACATCATCGCGGTGTTCCTGCTGTGCCTGGTCGTCAACGGGTACTTCTACCTGCAGTTCGCGGAGCAGGTCGGGCCCAACATCAACGACATCCTGCTCGGCAAGGAGACGCTGTCCGCCGAGGCGAGCCGGCTGAACTGGATCATCTTCGTCCTGACGATCGGCCTCTGGTTCGCCTACGAGGTCCCCGGCACCGCCAACAGCGGGCAGACGCTCGGCAAACGCATCGTCGGCATCCGCGTCATCCGCGTCCTCGACGACCACACGCTGACGTTCGGCCAGTCGATCCGCCGCTGGCTGATCCTGATGCTGCCGAGCCCGGCGGTGAGCTTCCTGTGCGGCCTGCCCCTGCAGCTCGCCGACCTGCTCTGGTGCACGTGGGACCGACCGGCTCGGCAGTGCCTGCACGACAAGGCGGTGACGTCGATCGTCGTGCGGTCCGCAGCCGTGCCGGTGACCGGCGGGCCGTCGTCCGAACCGAAGAAGCCGCGCTGA
- the hisC gene encoding histidinol-phosphate transaminase, with amino-acid sequence MPLTRADLATIPRYVAGRNPSDVARESGIPEAVKLASNEVPYGPLPGVIEAVAEAVAQTHRYPDPGVTALRARLGERYGVAPERIVSGCGSVALAEHIVRAAVMQADEVLYSWRSFEAYPIIATSSGATSVRVPNTADHGHDLDAMADAVTDRTRVAIVCTPNNPTGTAVRRDDLERFLDRVGPDVLVVIDEAYREFVRDPEVPDGLDVAAGRRNVVVLRTMSKAWGLAGIRVGWMAADPEVAEAVRKVVTPFSVNHVAQAAALAALAAEDEMARRVELVVAERSRVRDALVELRPDVPETQANFVWLPLGDEAVDFAAGCEKRGVIVRPFAGDGVRVTIGTPAENDLFLTAARELL; translated from the coding sequence ATGCCGCTGACCCGCGCTGACCTCGCCACGATCCCGCGCTACGTGGCCGGCCGGAACCCGAGCGACGTCGCGCGCGAGTCGGGGATACCGGAAGCCGTGAAGCTGGCCAGCAACGAGGTGCCTTACGGACCGCTGCCCGGCGTGATCGAAGCCGTGGCCGAGGCCGTCGCGCAGACCCACCGTTACCCGGACCCCGGCGTCACCGCGCTGCGGGCGCGGCTGGGCGAGCGGTACGGCGTCGCGCCGGAGCGGATCGTCTCCGGCTGCGGGTCGGTGGCGCTCGCCGAGCACATCGTCCGGGCCGCGGTCATGCAGGCCGACGAGGTGTTGTACTCGTGGCGCTCGTTCGAGGCGTACCCGATCATCGCGACGTCGAGCGGCGCGACGAGCGTCCGGGTGCCGAACACCGCTGACCACGGCCACGACCTGGACGCGATGGCGGACGCGGTCACCGACCGGACTCGGGTGGCGATCGTGTGCACGCCGAACAACCCGACCGGAACCGCCGTGCGCCGCGACGACCTGGAGCGATTCCTCGACCGTGTCGGGCCGGACGTCCTGGTCGTGATCGACGAGGCGTACCGGGAGTTCGTCCGCGACCCCGAGGTGCCGGACGGCTTGGACGTCGCGGCCGGCCGCCGGAACGTCGTCGTGCTGCGGACGATGTCCAAGGCGTGGGGGCTGGCCGGGATCCGGGTCGGGTGGATGGCGGCCGACCCGGAGGTGGCGGAGGCCGTCCGGAAGGTCGTCACGCCGTTCTCCGTCAACCACGTCGCACAGGCCGCGGCGCTGGCCGCGCTGGCCGCCGAGGACGAGATGGCTCGCCGGGTCGAGCTGGTCGTCGCCGAGCGGTCCCGGGTGCGCGACGCGCTGGTGGAGCTGCGTCCGGACGTGCCGGAGACGCAGGCGAACTTCGTCTGGCTGCCGCTCGGGGACGAGGCCGTGGACTTCGCGGCCGGGTGCGAGAAGCGCGGTGTGATCGTGCGCCCGTTCGCCGGCGACGGCGTCCGCGTGACGATCGGAACCCCGGCCGAGAACGACCTGTTCCTCACCGCCGCCCGCGAACTCCTCTGA
- a CDS encoding M20 family metallopeptidase translates to MDWDLVAAEPGGAKLLVPMLERLVALPTVSGNLAASEEGLDLIGEFLAERGMRVRRFDQDGFGALVATVHPTLAPSVMLTAHLDVVPGPEHLFTLKRDGERLVGRGVFDMKGAIAAYLALIDELAPELHRYDLGVMITTDEETRDLGVKLLLQEEGYRARVAVLPDGGDNWQLEEVAKGAWRVRVSTYGIPVHGSRPWAGESASFKLLDLLTDIRRRFPVEDPHVDTLNISFLRAGTAPNQLPDQAEAVLDIRVMGPEELAAVEQDVAEICRQHGADLELLVLFPPVKHDLTDPLLAEFARSVERVTGATCGGCLSFGSSDAAQFATVGVPCAVTRPVGGGHHGDDEWVDAESLAQLVPVLRDYVSRVATHE, encoded by the coding sequence TTGGACTGGGACCTTGTCGCGGCCGAGCCGGGCGGTGCGAAGTTGCTGGTGCCGATGCTGGAGCGCCTGGTAGCGCTGCCTACGGTGTCGGGCAACCTCGCTGCGTCCGAGGAGGGTCTCGACCTGATCGGCGAGTTCCTCGCCGAGCGCGGCATGCGGGTCCGCCGGTTCGACCAGGACGGATTCGGTGCGCTGGTGGCGACCGTGCACCCCACGCTGGCGCCCAGCGTCATGCTCACTGCGCACCTGGACGTCGTCCCGGGGCCGGAGCACCTGTTCACGCTGAAGCGGGACGGTGAGCGGCTGGTCGGGCGGGGTGTGTTCGACATGAAGGGGGCCATCGCCGCCTACCTCGCGCTGATCGACGAACTCGCGCCCGAGCTGCACCGCTACGACCTCGGCGTGATGATCACGACCGACGAGGAGACCCGCGACCTGGGCGTGAAGCTCCTGCTCCAGGAGGAGGGGTACCGGGCGCGGGTGGCGGTGTTGCCGGACGGTGGCGACAACTGGCAGCTCGAAGAGGTGGCCAAGGGCGCCTGGCGGGTGCGGGTGAGCACGTACGGCATTCCGGTGCACGGGTCGCGGCCGTGGGCGGGGGAGAGCGCGTCGTTCAAGCTGCTCGACCTGCTCACCGACATCCGCCGCCGGTTCCCGGTCGAGGATCCGCACGTCGACACGCTGAACATCAGCTTCCTCCGGGCCGGCACGGCGCCGAACCAGCTGCCCGACCAGGCCGAGGCGGTGCTCGACATCCGGGTGATGGGCCCGGAGGAGCTCGCGGCGGTCGAGCAGGACGTCGCGGAGATCTGCCGGCAGCACGGTGCGGACCTCGAGTTGCTGGTGCTGTTCCCGCCGGTCAAGCACGACCTCACCGATCCGCTGCTGGCGGAGTTCGCGCGCAGCGTCGAGCGGGTGACCGGGGCGACGTGCGGCGGGTGCCTCTCGTTCGGGTCGAGTGACGCCGCTCAGTTCGCGACGGTGGGGGTGCCGTGTGCGGTGACGCGTCCGGTCGGCGGTGGGCACCACGGTGACGACGAGTGGGTCGACGCCGAGTCGCTCGCGCAACTCGTCCCGGTACTCCGCGACTACGTCTCCCGCGTCGCCACCCACGAGTAG